Proteins from a single region of Candidatus Saccharibacteria bacterium:
- a CDS encoding helix-turn-helix transcriptional regulator, with amino-acid sequence METATQTVGCVEAATNILGDKWTPHLLRYFINEKVVRFCQLQELTGGINPRTLSSRLAYLEENNIVERVIPGSSSRCEYQLTQKGQDLLPILLDMQKWGEKYDLANS; translated from the coding sequence ATGGAAACGGCGACTCAAACCGTGGGCTGTGTCGAAGCGGCTACTAATATTTTAGGCGACAAGTGGACGCCACATCTCTTGCGATACTTTATAAACGAAAAGGTTGTTCGTTTTTGCCAGCTACAAGAGCTTACCGGCGGTATCAACCCACGCACCCTTTCGTCGCGACTCGCGTACCTAGAGGAAAACAATATCGTCGAGCGTGTAATACCCGGTTCTAGTAGTCGCTGTGAATACCAACTGACTCAAAAAGGACAAGATTTGCTACCAATATTGCTAGATATGCAAAAATGGGGTGAAAAATATGATCTTGCCAATTCTTAA
- a CDS encoding response regulator transcription factor — MRILLIEDEHKIARALKKALEQESYAVDVAFDGDEGHAMATTEPYDVAIIDRMLPGAYDGIAIVKAMREAKIHTPVIFLTALAGIKDRTDGLDNGADDYLVKPFALEELLARVRALLRRPKEQQSTTLTAGDLSLNTVTFEVKRGDTQIQLTGKEFALLEYLLRNQGRPLPKELIISHVWDYDADILPNTVEVYIKYLRAKIDQPFSEQLIHTVRGFGYKLQAKA, encoded by the coding sequence ATGAGAATATTGTTAATTGAAGATGAACATAAAATCGCACGAGCGCTAAAAAAGGCACTCGAGCAAGAAAGCTATGCTGTTGATGTTGCTTTCGATGGCGATGAAGGCCATGCAATGGCAACGACCGAACCTTACGATGTGGCAATTATCGACCGAATGTTGCCAGGAGCCTACGATGGGATTGCTATCGTAAAAGCCATGCGTGAAGCAAAAATTCACACGCCAGTTATTTTTCTTACAGCGCTTGCTGGTATTAAAGACCGTACCGATGGCCTCGATAACGGCGCCGACGATTATTTAGTAAAGCCCTTCGCGCTAGAAGAGCTTTTAGCGCGAGTACGGGCACTACTGCGCCGGCCAAAAGAGCAGCAGTCCACAACACTTACGGCAGGTGATTTATCCCTTAACACCGTTACTTTCGAGGTAAAGCGAGGTGACACGCAAATTCAACTAACCGGAAAAGAGTTCGCGCTCCTCGAATATCTTCTTCGCAACCAAGGCCGACCACTTCCAAAAGAACTGATCATATCGCACGTTTGGGATTACGACGCGGATATCTTGCCGAACACTGTCGAGGTATATATAAAGTATCTTCGCGCAAAAATCGACCAACCATTTAGCGAGCAGCTTATCCATACAGTCCGTGGCTTTGGCTATAAACTACAGGCAAAGGCTTAG